The following proteins come from a genomic window of Stigmatella erecta:
- the ilvD gene encoding dihydroxy-acid dehydratase: MSQDPRHNSRTLTEGFDRAPARAMLKAIGFTDEDLAKPLIGVANTWTETMPCNFHLRRLAAQVKEGIRAAGGTPMEFNTISVSDGVTMGTEGMRASLVSREVIADSIELMCRGHMFDAVVALVGCDKTLPGAAMALLRLDMPSLVLYGGPIAPGCYEGRDVTIQDVFEAVGAVAAGKMSPQALAQLENAACPGAGACGGQYTANTMALAIEFLGMAPVGYATIPAEDPRKEAASVAAGQLILRLLQQGARPQQTVTRASFDNAIAAVAATGGSTNAVLHLMAMASELGMPLALQDFDDVSRRTALIADLKPGGRFAAVDMDRAGGVKLLAQRMLEGKFMDGQARTIEGPTWAEHAATATETARQQVIRPLSNPIRATGGLVILRGNLAPEGSVVKMSGYERTHHRGPARVFDREEDAFAAVRDRLIQAGDVVIIRYEGPRGGPGMREMLGVTAALVGQGLGGSVALLTDGRFSGATRGLMVGHVAPEAAAGGPIAAVRDGDLITIDVEARELSVNLTEAQLAERLKDFRPPRPRFTSGVFAKYAALVSSAAEGAVTRPPQLPPTSP; the protein is encoded by the coding sequence ATGTCCCAGGACCCACGCCACAACAGCCGCACCCTCACCGAAGGATTCGACCGGGCGCCCGCGCGGGCCATGCTCAAGGCCATTGGCTTCACCGACGAGGACCTCGCCAAGCCCCTCATCGGCGTGGCCAACACCTGGACCGAGACCATGCCCTGCAACTTCCACCTGCGCCGGCTGGCGGCCCAGGTGAAGGAGGGCATCCGCGCCGCCGGGGGCACGCCCATGGAGTTCAACACCATCTCGGTGAGCGATGGGGTGACCATGGGCACCGAGGGCATGCGCGCCTCGCTGGTGAGCCGGGAAGTCATCGCCGACTCCATCGAGCTGATGTGCCGCGGCCACATGTTCGATGCCGTCGTGGCCCTGGTGGGCTGTGACAAGACGCTGCCCGGCGCGGCCATGGCCCTGCTGCGCCTGGACATGCCCTCCCTCGTGCTCTACGGCGGGCCCATCGCCCCCGGCTGCTACGAGGGCCGCGACGTCACCATCCAGGACGTGTTCGAGGCGGTGGGCGCGGTGGCCGCCGGGAAGATGTCCCCCCAGGCGCTGGCGCAGCTCGAGAACGCCGCCTGCCCCGGGGCCGGGGCCTGTGGCGGCCAGTACACGGCCAACACCATGGCGCTGGCCATCGAGTTCCTGGGCATGGCGCCCGTGGGCTACGCCACCATCCCGGCCGAGGACCCGCGCAAGGAGGCCGCGAGCGTGGCCGCCGGGCAGCTCATCCTCCGGCTGCTCCAGCAGGGCGCCCGGCCCCAGCAGACCGTCACCCGCGCCTCGTTCGACAACGCCATCGCGGCGGTGGCGGCCACGGGCGGCTCCACCAACGCCGTCCTTCACCTCATGGCCATGGCCAGCGAGCTGGGCATGCCGCTCGCGCTCCAGGACTTCGATGACGTGAGCCGGCGCACGGCGCTTATCGCCGACCTGAAGCCCGGAGGCCGCTTCGCGGCGGTGGACATGGACCGGGCCGGGGGCGTGAAGCTGCTCGCCCAGCGCATGCTCGAAGGGAAGTTCATGGACGGGCAGGCCCGTACCATCGAAGGCCCCACCTGGGCCGAGCACGCGGCCACCGCCACCGAGACGGCGCGCCAGCAGGTCATCCGCCCCCTGAGCAACCCCATCCGCGCCACGGGCGGCCTGGTCATCCTGCGCGGCAACCTCGCCCCCGAGGGCAGCGTGGTGAAGATGTCGGGCTACGAGCGCACCCACCACCGGGGGCCCGCCCGGGTGTTCGACCGCGAGGAGGACGCCTTCGCCGCGGTGAGGGATCGCCTCATCCAGGCCGGAGACGTGGTGATCATCCGCTACGAGGGCCCCCGCGGCGGCCCGGGCATGCGCGAGATGCTGGGCGTCACCGCGGCGCTCGTGGGCCAGGGGCTGGGCGGCTCCGTGGCGCTGCTCACCGATGGCCGCTTCAGCGGGGCCACCCGGGGCCTGATGGTAGGCCACGTGGCGCCCGAGGCCGCCGCCGGAGGCCCCATCGCCGCCGTGCGCGACGGCGACCTCATCACCATCGACGTGGAGGCGCGCGAGCTGTCGGTGAACCTCACCGAGGCCCAGCTCGCCGAGCGCCTGAAGGACTTCCGCCCGCCCCGCCCCCGCTTCACCTCGGGCGTCTTCGCCAAGTACGCCGCGCTGGTCTCCTCGGCCGCCGAGGGCGCCGTGACGCGGCCCCCGCAGCTTCCCCCCACCTCCCCGTAA
- the ilvC gene encoding ketol-acid reductoisomerase has translation MTTIYYDKDASLDPIRARRAAIIGYGSQGHAHALNLKESGVDVRVGLHAASRSRAKAEAAGLKVMTASEAAQWADLIMILAPDQTQKAIYDADIAPHLTKGKALFFAHGFNIHYGQIRPPADVDVLLIAPKSPGHLVRRLYQDGKGTPALIAIHQDASGGARALGMSYARALGVTRAGLLETTFKEETETDLFGEQAVLCGGVTALVQAGFDTLVEAGYQPESAYFECLHELKLIVDMMYEGGMGWMRHSISDTAEYGDYTRGPRLINEEVRGEMRKVLKEIQTGVFAREWILENQAGRPVFDKLREQGKQHPIEDVGRRLREMMSWIRDAKKDSSDPSAR, from the coding sequence ATGACGACCATCTATTACGACAAGGACGCCTCCCTGGACCCCATCCGCGCCCGCAGGGCCGCGATCATCGGCTACGGCAGCCAGGGCCACGCGCACGCGCTCAACCTGAAGGAGTCCGGCGTGGACGTGCGGGTGGGCCTGCACGCCGCCAGCCGCTCGCGCGCCAAGGCCGAGGCGGCGGGGCTCAAGGTGATGACGGCGAGCGAGGCGGCGCAGTGGGCCGACCTCATCATGATCCTCGCGCCGGACCAGACGCAGAAGGCGATCTACGACGCGGACATCGCCCCGCACCTCACGAAGGGCAAGGCGCTGTTCTTCGCCCACGGCTTCAACATCCACTACGGGCAGATCCGCCCCCCGGCGGACGTGGACGTGCTGCTCATCGCCCCCAAGTCGCCCGGGCACCTCGTGCGCCGCCTCTACCAGGACGGCAAGGGCACCCCGGCGCTGATCGCCATCCACCAGGACGCCTCCGGCGGGGCCCGGGCGCTGGGCATGTCCTACGCGCGAGCGCTCGGCGTGACGCGGGCGGGCCTCCTGGAGACAACGTTCAAGGAGGAGACCGAGACGGACCTCTTCGGCGAGCAAGCGGTGCTCTGCGGCGGCGTGACGGCGCTGGTGCAGGCGGGCTTCGACACGCTGGTGGAGGCGGGCTACCAGCCCGAGAGCGCCTACTTCGAGTGCCTGCACGAGCTGAAGCTCATCGTGGACATGATGTACGAGGGCGGCATGGGCTGGATGCGCCACTCCATCAGCGACACCGCCGAGTACGGCGACTACACGCGCGGCCCGCGCCTCATCAACGAGGAGGTGCGCGGCGAGATGCGCAAGGTGCTCAAGGAGATCCAAACGGGCGTTTTCGCGCGCGAGTGGATCCTCGAGAACCAGGCGGGCCGCCCGGTGTTCGACAAGCTCCGCGAGCAGGGCAAGCAGCACCCCATCGAGGACGTGGGGCGCCGCTTGCGCGAGATGATGTCGTGGATCCGCGACGCCAAGAAGGACTCCAGCGACCCGTCCGCGCGCTGA
- a CDS encoding glutathione S-transferase family protein, protein MIDLYTWATPNGYKVSVTLEELGLPYTVHPVDIGKGEQKQPPFLRINPNGRIPAIVDRAEADFAVFESGAIMLYLAEKAGKLLPTDRQGRSRVTQWLMFQMAGVGPMQGQANVFFRYFPEKIQPAIDRYQNETRRLYTVLDTRLGQSEYLAGDYSIADIANWAWVRIHGWAGVSVEGLPNLQRWLAAIEQRPAAQKGITVPHESKLDASATQARVASAQAMLQR, encoded by the coding sequence ATGATCGACCTGTACACCTGGGCCACCCCCAATGGATACAAGGTGTCCGTCACGCTGGAGGAGCTGGGCCTGCCCTACACCGTCCACCCGGTGGACATTGGCAAGGGGGAGCAGAAGCAGCCGCCGTTCCTGCGAATCAATCCCAACGGCCGCATCCCCGCCATCGTGGACCGGGCCGAGGCAGACTTCGCGGTGTTCGAGTCGGGGGCCATCATGCTCTACCTCGCCGAGAAGGCAGGGAAGCTCCTGCCTACCGACCGGCAGGGCCGCTCCCGGGTGACGCAGTGGCTGATGTTCCAGATGGCCGGGGTGGGCCCCATGCAGGGCCAGGCCAACGTCTTCTTCCGCTACTTCCCGGAGAAGATTCAGCCCGCCATCGACCGCTACCAGAACGAGACGCGGCGGCTCTACACCGTGCTCGACACGCGCCTCGGGCAGAGCGAGTACCTGGCCGGCGACTACAGCATCGCCGACATCGCCAACTGGGCCTGGGTGCGCATCCACGGCTGGGCGGGCGTCTCCGTGGAGGGGCTGCCGAACCTGCAGCGCTGGCTGGCCGCCATCGAGCAGCGCCCCGCGGCCCAGAAGGGCATCACCGTGCCCCATGAGTCGAAGCTCGACGCCTCGGCCACGCAGGCCCGGGTCGCCTCCGCCCAGGCCATGCTTCAGCGGTGA